Sequence from the Catenuloplanes indicus genome:
CCGCACCCGGCGCCGGAACGACGATCACATTGGACGTACCCTCATGATCAAGATTCTGCTGGTGGACGACCACCCGGTGGTCCGGGACGGACTGCGCGGCATGCTCGGCGCGGAACCCGGTCTGGACGTGGTCGGCGAGGCCGGGTCCGGCGCGGAGGCGGTGACCGCGGCCCGCGCGCTGCGCCCGGACGTGGTGCTGATGGACCTGCGCATGCCGGGCGTGGACGGCGCGACCGCGACCGGCCTGATCCTGGCCGAGCTGCCCGGCACCCGGGTGGTCGTGCTGACCACGTACGACACGGACGCGGACATCCTGCGTGCGGTCGAGGCAGGCGCGTCCGGCTATCTGCTCAAGGACGCCAGCCGCGCGGAGCTGACCGGCGCGATCCGGGCGGCCGGGCGCGGCGAGACCGTGCTGGCCCCGGCCGTGGCCGGCCGGCTGGTCCGGCAGGTGCGGCAGCCGGCCGCGCCCGCTCTGTCCGCGCGGGAGCTGGAGGTGCTGCGGCTGGTCGCACAGGGCCACACGAACGCCGAGATCGGCCGCCGGCTGCACATCAGCGAGGCGACCGTGAAGACGCACCTGCTGCGCACGTTCGCGAAGCTGGACGTCTCCGACCGGACGGCCGCGGTCACCACCGCGATGTCGCGCGGGCTGCTGTGACCGCGGCCGTCCCGTTCCACTAGTAGCGGACGACGATCACCACCCGGCGATTGAACTTCTGGCCCTTGCCGAGCCCGTTGACACCACCGGCGCCGACCGTGGAGATCGGCGCCGTGACACCGAGCTTGCGCAGGTGGGCGCGGACCGCGTTGGCACGCTTGAGGGCCAGCCGCTTGTTGGCCTTCGTGGCGGCCTTGCCCCTGCTGTCGGTCTCCGTGTAACCGGTGATCGTGATCGCCTTGGCGCTGGTCAGCGCGCCCCGGAGGTCACGCAGCGTGCGCTGGGCCTTCGGGCGCAGCTTCGCCGACAGGTGCGGGAACGTGAACGACTGCAGCGTCACCGTGTTGTTCACCGGCGCGGTCACGTTGTTGATGCTCTTCGCCTTGCACGTGTCGTCGAGCACGACGTAGCTGGAGTCCTCCAGCTTCGCCCCGCCCGGCGCGGTGCCGGTCAGCACCAGCCGGTGGGCGCCACCCTTGACACAGGCCTTCGCGGGCATCGTGATGACCGCGTTGAACGCGCCCGCCGCGTTGGTCGTGCCGCGGGCGACCTCGACCGGCGTGGAGTACATCGTCAGCGTGTACGGCGAGGACGGTTGCAGACCGCCGCCGCTGACCGTGGCCCGCGCCCCCTGCAGCGGCGCGTCCACGGCGAGCTGCAGGTTCAGGTTGATCCGCGGCGGGTCGGCCGGATTCGGCACCGGTGACGTGACGACCGGGCCGGGCGTGGTCGGGACCACGGACGGGGCCGCCGAGGTCGGCGCCACGGACGGCGAGGCCGACGGGCTGACCGACGGGGCCACGGACGGCGTGACGGACGGCGCCGCGGTCACCACCGGCGTGTCCGGGCCGGTGAACGGCGGCACCGGCGGCTTCGTCCGCACCAGCTTCACCACCATGCCCGGGTACATGAGCGTGGAGTAGACGTCGCCGTTCGCGGCGACCTCCACACCGGCGGGCACGCCGACCTCGGTGGTCAGCGCCGGACCCGGCGTCACCGCGTATCCGCCCTGCGCGGCGATCTGCGCCGCCACCGCCACCGGTTCCACGTCGGTCGCCTGTTCGGGCGCGGTGAGCTGGTCGATGCTCGCGCCGTGACCGATGCCGGCGATGACGCTGATCGCGCCGTCCATCGTGTCGACCTCGGCGATGACGCCGTAGGCGGACGTCGCGTACAGCTTGGCTCCGGTCTGGTCGAGGTGCAGGCCGACCGGGGCGAAGAACATCCACTCGCTCAGCAGCTCACCGGTCGACGCGACCTTCAGGATCCGGCTGGCCTTCGTGTCGGAGATGTAGACCGAGCCCTTGCTGTCGACCGCGACACCCCGCGGGTCCGGGATCGACATGAGCGTCGCCGGCTGGTTGAACACGCCCTGCGTCGGCGTGCCGTTGCCGTCACCGGCGATCACCTCGATCATCGGCGGGCTCTGTGTGACGTCGATCCTCGCGACGACGTGGGACTCCTCGTCGCCGAAGTAGAGCCAGTTGCCGTATGCCGTCATCTGGGTCGGCGTGTCGACCTGCCCGTTGAGCGGCGAGCCCTGGACACCGGTGCCGGCGAAGTGCGTCAGGTTCCCGTTCGCGTCGGCCCGGTAGATCCACCCGTCGTCGGCACCGCCGATGTACAGGTTGCCCTTCAGCCAGGCCAGGCTGACCGGCCGGTCGTAGAACGTGTTGCCGTTGCGGGGCACGCAGCCGTCCACCGTGCCGACGAAGACGGAGAGCTGCCCGGCCGGCGTGATCTTCTCGACCGCGCAGTTCTGGGTGTCCGCGACGTAGAGGTTGCCGGCCGGGTCGAACGCCATGTCGGTCGGCTGGTTCATCCGCGACGCGCTCGCCGGCCCCACCACCGGCAGACCGCTGCCGTCGTTGCTGCCCGAGACGATGGACAGCGTGTACGCCGCCGATGACGAGATCGGAATCGGCTCGGCCGAGGCCGAGGGTGCGACGGCCCCCACCGCCGCCACCAGCCCGGCCCCCGCGGCCGCCACCGCGGCTCCCGCGAACCAGTGTCTGTGCACTTTCACTGTTCCCCCCGTGGATCGGATATTCGTACCGACGTCGCCCGTGTCGCGTCACGTCGAACCCCACCACCTTAGGTCCGATTTGCCGGATTAATAAGGG
This genomic interval carries:
- a CDS encoding OmpA family protein encodes the protein MHRHWFAGAAVAAAGAGLVAAVGAVAPSASAEPIPISSSAAYTLSIVSGSNDGSGLPVVGPASASRMNQPTDMAFDPAGNLYVADTQNCAVEKITPAGQLSVFVGTVDGCVPRNGNTFYDRPVSLAWLKGNLYIGGADDGWIYRADANGNLTHFAGTGVQGSPLNGQVDTPTQMTAYGNWLYFGDEESHVVARIDVTQSPPMIEVIAGDGNGTPTQGVFNQPATLMSIPDPRGVAVDSKGSVYISDTKASRILKVASTGELLSEWMFFAPVGLHLDQTGAKLYATSAYGVIAEVDTMDGAISVIAGIGHGASIDQLTAPEQATDVEPVAVAAQIAAQGGYAVTPGPALTTEVGVPAGVEVAANGDVYSTLMYPGMVVKLVRTKPPVPPFTGPDTPVVTAAPSVTPSVAPSVSPSASPSVAPTSAAPSVVPTTPGPVVTSPVPNPADPPRINLNLQLAVDAPLQGARATVSGGGLQPSSPYTLTMYSTPVEVARGTTNAAGAFNAVITMPAKACVKGGAHRLVLTGTAPGGAKLEDSSYVVLDDTCKAKSINNVTAPVNNTVTLQSFTFPHLSAKLRPKAQRTLRDLRGALTSAKAITITGYTETDSRGKAATKANKRLALKRANAVRAHLRKLGVTAPISTVGAGGVNGLGKGQKFNRRVVIVVRY
- a CDS encoding response regulator, whose translation is MIKILLVDDHPVVRDGLRGMLGAEPGLDVVGEAGSGAEAVTAARALRPDVVLMDLRMPGVDGATATGLILAELPGTRVVVLTTYDTDADILRAVEAGASGYLLKDASRAELTGAIRAAGRGETVLAPAVAGRLVRQVRQPAAPALSARELEVLRLVAQGHTNAEIGRRLHISEATVKTHLLRTFAKLDVSDRTAAVTTAMSRGLL